Proteins encoded within one genomic window of Theobroma cacao cultivar B97-61/B2 chromosome 7, Criollo_cocoa_genome_V2, whole genome shotgun sequence:
- the LOC18594044 gene encoding germinal center kinase 1 isoform X1: MADIAGLQEAAGSRFSQLELIGRGSFGDVYKAFDKELNKEVAIKVIDLEESEDEIEDIQKEISVLSQCRSQYITEYYGSYLHQTKLWIIMEYMAGGSVADLLQSGPPLDEMSIACISRDLLHAIEYLHNEGKIHRDIKAANILLTENGDVKVADFGVSAQLTRTISRRKTFVGTPFWMAPEVIQNSEGYNEKADIWSLGITVIEMAKGEPPLADLHPMRVLFIIPRENPPQLDEHFSRPMKEFVSLCLKKVPAERPSAKELLKHRFIRNARKSQRLLERIRERPKYQLKEDAETPRNGPKAVGESTDTVKVTRDIRGEETVRASSKQGKTLKNAGWDFSIGGEQSTGTVRNAVRPPQVRERKLEAVYNQATPRTPESVNALNEFPEVSFGKDTKKSYYDEHQDNYQEDDDTSVSGSGTVVIRSPRGSQSSALFRDPSSLSSSAYASFEDASTSGTVVFRGQHDDSDSPRTPRSRLGIQERTSSASAEDSAANLAEAKAAIQAGLRKSNVRDRPALSKFNSPGHENRRRDQMSNSSDSSRGSREYFDAQRVFPRSRQPSDDEENAKIASSSVSLSMLLIPSLKEVVADDSEGSVARAVTNSLINMERTKPGSCETLVRRLLERLASLKEPSMKDIQELAARMFNKGKATPEDTQNANMEPDSRKKQQHKELNSNSNLSPLARFLLSRWQSQTSRDLNPT; encoded by the exons ATGGCTGACATAGCAGGCTTACAAGAAGCAGCAGGGTCTAGATTTAGTCAGTTGGAGTTGATTGGCAGAGGATCTTTTGGGGACGTCTATAAAGC GTTTGATAAGGAGCTGAACAAAGAAGTTGCTATTAAAGTAATTGATTTAGAGGAATC TGAGGATGAAATTGAGGACATCCAGAAG GAAATTTCTGTTTTGTCACAATGCCGTTCTCAATACATCACTGAGTATTATGGTTCCTATCTTCACCAAACTAAACTATGGATAATAATGGAATACATGGCTGGTGGTTCAGTTGCTGACCTA CTCCAATCAGGCCCTCCGCTAGATGAAATGTCAATTGCCTGTATTTCACGGGATTTGCTGCATGCAATTGAATATTTACATAATGAAGGGAAGATTCACAGAGATATCAAAG CGGCAAACATTTTGTTGACCGAGAATGGTGATGTTAAG GTTGCTGATTTTGGTGTGTCAGCACAATTAACAAGGACAATATCAAGGAGGAAG ACTTTTGTAGGAACACCATTCTGGATGGCACCAGAAGTGATTCAGAATTCTGAAGGATACAATGAGAAG GCAGATATCTGGTCTTTGGGCATCACTGTGATTGAAATGGCCAAAGGAGAGCCTCCACTTGCAGACCTTCACCCTATGAGAGTTCTTTTTATAATACCTCGAGAAAATCCACCGCAG TTAGATGAGCATTTTTCTCGCCCTATGAAAGAATTTGTTTCCTTATGTTTAAAGAAAGTGCCTGCTGAG AGGCCTAGTGCCAAGGAACTTCTCAAGCATCGTTTTATCAGGAATGCTAGGAAGAGTCAGAGGCTTCTGGAGAGAATTAG AGAGCGCCCAAAATACCAATTAAAGGAAGATGCAGAAACCCCCAGAAATGGCCCCAAAGCTGTAGGAGAGTCAACTGACACTGTGAAGGTGACAAGAGATATAAGAGGTGAAGAAACTGTTCGAGCTAG CAGTAAGCAGGGGAAAACGTTAAAAAATGCTGGATGGGACTTCAGCATTGGTGGAGAACAGAGTACAGGAACTGTCCGAAATGCTGTAAGACCTCCTCAGGTTAGAGAAAGGAAACTAGAAGCTGTATATAATCAAGCTACACCAAGAACTCCAGAGAGTGTTAACGCACTCAATGAATTCCCAGAAGTTTCTTTTGGAAAAGACACTAAGAAGTCATATTATGATGAACATCAGGATAATTACCAAGAGGAT GATGACACATCTGTCAGTGGGTCCGGAACTGTTGTCATAAGATCTCCCAGAGGATCTCAATCATCTGCATTATTTCGTGACCCAAGCTCTCTT TCTAGCAGCGCATATGCTTCTTTTGAAGATGCTTCTACCAGTGGAACTGTTGTTTTTCGTGGCCAACATGATGACTCTGATTCTCCTCGAACTCCAAGATCCAGGCTAGGAATTCAAGAGAGAACTTCGAGTGCATCAGCTGAAGACAGTGCAGCAAATCTTGCAGAG GCAAAGGCTGCAATTCAAGCAGGGTTGAGGAAGTCAAATGTTAGGGACAGGCCTGCTTTGAGCAAGTTCAATAGTCCCGGGCACGAAAATAGAAGAAGAGATCAAATGAGTAACAGTTCTGATTCTTCCAG AGGTTCTCGTGAATATTTTGATGCACAAAGAGTATTTCCAAGATCACGTCAACCAAgtgatgatgaagaaaatgCAAAGATAGCATCATCTTCTGTATCACTATCCATGTTGCTTATCCCTTCCCTAAAAGAG GTCGTTGCTGATGATTCAGAAGGGTCAGTTGCGCGTGCAGTTACAAATTCTCTCATAAATATGGAACGTACAAAGCCAGGATCTTGTGAAACTCTTGTTCGCAGGTTGCTCGAGCGATTGGCAAG CTTGAAGGAACCTTCAATGAAAGATATCCAGGAACTAGCAGCTCGCATGTTCAATAAGGGCAAGGCGACTCCTGAAGATACGCAAAATGCAAACATGGAACCTGATAGTAGGAAAAAGCAACAGCATAAAGAACTTAATTCAAATTCCAACTTGAGCCCACTTGCTAGATTTTTACTGTCTAG ATGGCAAAGCCAAACATCGCGGGATCTCAACCCAACTTGA
- the LOC18594044 gene encoding germinal center kinase 1 isoform X2: MADIAGLQEAAGSRFSQLELIGRGSFGDVYKAFDKELNKEVAIKVIDLEESEDEIEDIQKEISVLSQCRSQYITEYYGSYLHQTKLWIIMEYMAGGSVADLLQSGPPLDEMSIACISRDLLHAIEYLHNEGKIHRDIKAANILLTENGDVKVADFGVSAQLTRTISRRKTFVGTPFWMAPEVIQNSEGYNEKADIWSLGITVIEMAKGEPPLADLHPMRVLFIIPRENPPQLDEHFSRPMKEFVSLCLKKVPAERPSAKELLKHRFIRNARKSQRLLERIRERPKYQLKEDAETPRNGPKAVGESTDTVKVTRDIRGEETVRASKQGKTLKNAGWDFSIGGEQSTGTVRNAVRPPQVRERKLEAVYNQATPRTPESVNALNEFPEVSFGKDTKKSYYDEHQDNYQEDDDTSVSGSGTVVIRSPRGSQSSALFRDPSSLSSSAYASFEDASTSGTVVFRGQHDDSDSPRTPRSRLGIQERTSSASAEDSAANLAEAKAAIQAGLRKSNVRDRPALSKFNSPGHENRRRDQMSNSSDSSRGSREYFDAQRVFPRSRQPSDDEENAKIASSSVSLSMLLIPSLKEVVADDSEGSVARAVTNSLINMERTKPGSCETLVRRLLERLASLKEPSMKDIQELAARMFNKGKATPEDTQNANMEPDSRKKQQHKELNSNSNLSPLARFLLSRWQSQTSRDLNPT; this comes from the exons ATGGCTGACATAGCAGGCTTACAAGAAGCAGCAGGGTCTAGATTTAGTCAGTTGGAGTTGATTGGCAGAGGATCTTTTGGGGACGTCTATAAAGC GTTTGATAAGGAGCTGAACAAAGAAGTTGCTATTAAAGTAATTGATTTAGAGGAATC TGAGGATGAAATTGAGGACATCCAGAAG GAAATTTCTGTTTTGTCACAATGCCGTTCTCAATACATCACTGAGTATTATGGTTCCTATCTTCACCAAACTAAACTATGGATAATAATGGAATACATGGCTGGTGGTTCAGTTGCTGACCTA CTCCAATCAGGCCCTCCGCTAGATGAAATGTCAATTGCCTGTATTTCACGGGATTTGCTGCATGCAATTGAATATTTACATAATGAAGGGAAGATTCACAGAGATATCAAAG CGGCAAACATTTTGTTGACCGAGAATGGTGATGTTAAG GTTGCTGATTTTGGTGTGTCAGCACAATTAACAAGGACAATATCAAGGAGGAAG ACTTTTGTAGGAACACCATTCTGGATGGCACCAGAAGTGATTCAGAATTCTGAAGGATACAATGAGAAG GCAGATATCTGGTCTTTGGGCATCACTGTGATTGAAATGGCCAAAGGAGAGCCTCCACTTGCAGACCTTCACCCTATGAGAGTTCTTTTTATAATACCTCGAGAAAATCCACCGCAG TTAGATGAGCATTTTTCTCGCCCTATGAAAGAATTTGTTTCCTTATGTTTAAAGAAAGTGCCTGCTGAG AGGCCTAGTGCCAAGGAACTTCTCAAGCATCGTTTTATCAGGAATGCTAGGAAGAGTCAGAGGCTTCTGGAGAGAATTAG AGAGCGCCCAAAATACCAATTAAAGGAAGATGCAGAAACCCCCAGAAATGGCCCCAAAGCTGTAGGAGAGTCAACTGACACTGTGAAGGTGACAAGAGATATAAGAGGTGAAGAAACTGTTCGAGCTAG TAAGCAGGGGAAAACGTTAAAAAATGCTGGATGGGACTTCAGCATTGGTGGAGAACAGAGTACAGGAACTGTCCGAAATGCTGTAAGACCTCCTCAGGTTAGAGAAAGGAAACTAGAAGCTGTATATAATCAAGCTACACCAAGAACTCCAGAGAGTGTTAACGCACTCAATGAATTCCCAGAAGTTTCTTTTGGAAAAGACACTAAGAAGTCATATTATGATGAACATCAGGATAATTACCAAGAGGAT GATGACACATCTGTCAGTGGGTCCGGAACTGTTGTCATAAGATCTCCCAGAGGATCTCAATCATCTGCATTATTTCGTGACCCAAGCTCTCTT TCTAGCAGCGCATATGCTTCTTTTGAAGATGCTTCTACCAGTGGAACTGTTGTTTTTCGTGGCCAACATGATGACTCTGATTCTCCTCGAACTCCAAGATCCAGGCTAGGAATTCAAGAGAGAACTTCGAGTGCATCAGCTGAAGACAGTGCAGCAAATCTTGCAGAG GCAAAGGCTGCAATTCAAGCAGGGTTGAGGAAGTCAAATGTTAGGGACAGGCCTGCTTTGAGCAAGTTCAATAGTCCCGGGCACGAAAATAGAAGAAGAGATCAAATGAGTAACAGTTCTGATTCTTCCAG AGGTTCTCGTGAATATTTTGATGCACAAAGAGTATTTCCAAGATCACGTCAACCAAgtgatgatgaagaaaatgCAAAGATAGCATCATCTTCTGTATCACTATCCATGTTGCTTATCCCTTCCCTAAAAGAG GTCGTTGCTGATGATTCAGAAGGGTCAGTTGCGCGTGCAGTTACAAATTCTCTCATAAATATGGAACGTACAAAGCCAGGATCTTGTGAAACTCTTGTTCGCAGGTTGCTCGAGCGATTGGCAAG CTTGAAGGAACCTTCAATGAAAGATATCCAGGAACTAGCAGCTCGCATGTTCAATAAGGGCAAGGCGACTCCTGAAGATACGCAAAATGCAAACATGGAACCTGATAGTAGGAAAAAGCAACAGCATAAAGAACTTAATTCAAATTCCAACTTGAGCCCACTTGCTAGATTTTTACTGTCTAG ATGGCAAAGCCAAACATCGCGGGATCTCAACCCAACTTGA
- the LOC18594045 gene encoding PRA1 family protein H, with translation MVFSSNPLSLSVPDPTFETWLRDSGYLDVIDDHQSAAAATDPASTITESTTTISITGILWGYLVSLFSHLWILLSLFTLNPFSKLTTNDFSGETPSWTKGFFGDCGSYSFPAAVSQARLRVHENVKRYARNYASLFILFFACSLYQLPLALVGLISSLALWDLFRFFSDKWGLDGFPATQQVLIRIAQCATAVILVWLNVQMALCCALGVSYIVMILHAAFRKLTPVKQPSRGRRK, from the exons ATGGTCTTTTCCTCGAACCCATTATCTCTCAGCGTCCCCGACCCAACCTTCGAAACATGGCTCCGTGACTCCGGCTACCTCGACGTCATCGACGACCACCAGTCTGCCGCCGCAGCCACCGACCCTGCCTCAACAATTACCGAATCGACTACCACCATCTCAATCACCGGCATCCTTTGGGGCTATTTGGtctctttattttctcatttatgGATTCTGCTCTCCCTCTTCACGCTCAACCCATTCTCCAAGCTCACCACCAACGATTTCTCCGGCGAAACTCCGTCTTGGACTAAAGGGTTTTTCGGGGATTGTGGATCCTACTCGTTTCCAGCTGCGGTTTCTCAGGCCAGGCTCAGGGTTCATGAGAATGTTAAGCGTTATGCTCGGAATTATGCCTCGCTTTTTATTCTCTTCTTTGCTTGTTCTTT GTATCAGCTGCCACTTGCACTTGTTGGGTTGATATCAAGTTTGGCACTCTGGGATTTGTTCAGGTTCTTTAGTGATAAATGGGGATTGGATGGATTTCCTGCCACTCAACAGGTCTTAATTCGCATAGCGCAGTGTG CTACTGCAGTTATTTTGGTATGGTTGAATGTTCAAATGGCTCTATGCTGTGCCCTTGGTGTCAGTTATATAG TTATGATTTTGCATGCTGCATTTCGGAAGCTGACTCCAGTAAAGCAACCTTCTCGAGGTAGACGAAAATAG
- the LOC18594046 gene encoding ribosomal protein L11 methyltransferase isoform X2: MGSRKRPFFGRDMFSEALMCFGASSTTVGEDNNCDTSKEICMESIFPESEDVDVCISQAADSLGLKEIPSYEVTTGEHYDWIKKTQESFDSVEVTEGLWIVPEWKTTPDVQAMNIILNPGLAFGTGEHPTTRLCLLLLQRLIKGGERFLDYGTGSGILSIAALKFGASLSVGIDIDPLAITSARQNAALNNIGPEKLQLRLVSGNTSSPSIDDQKYDENQSLCEPVVESEPEKYDVIIANILLNPLLELADDIVSPAEPGAAIGLSGILSDQLPDIIDRYSPLLDNISVSEMDDWACLSGTKKIILTGS, translated from the exons ATGGGTTCGAGGAAAAGACCATTTTTTGGGAgg GATATGTTTTCTGAAGCTCTTATGTGCTTTGGTGCAAGTTCAACCACTGTGGGTGAAGATAACAATTGCGACACTTCTAAAGAG ATATGCATGGAGTCCATATTTCCTGAATCCGAAGATGTGGATGTATGCATTTCACAGGCTGCTGATTCTCTAGGCTTAAAAGAGATACCAAGTTATGAAGTTACAACAGGTGAGCATTATGACTGGATAAAGAAAACTCAG GAATCATTTGATTCAGTTGAAGTTACTGAAGGACTTTGGATTGTTCCTGAGTGGAAGACTACCCCA GATGTTCAAGCAATGAATATTATTCTGAATCCTGGATTGGCATTTGGAACTGGGGAGCACCCAACTACTAGATTGTGTTTATTGCTGCTACAAAGATTGATAAAAGGAGGGGAACGTTTCTTGGATTATGGCACAGGTTCTGGGATTTTGTCAATTGCAGCACTTAAG TTTGGTGCTTCTTTGTCTGTTGGAATTGATATAGATCCTCTAGCAATAACATCTGCACGTCAGAATGCTGCTCTGAACAACATAGGACCTGAAAAATTGCAATTACGCCTGGTTTCTGGCAATACTTCCTCTCCTTCAATTGATGATCAGAAATATGATGAAAACCAGAGTTTATGTGAGCCAGTAGTTGAATCTGAACCAGAAAAATATGATGTGATCATCGCAAATATACTTTTAAACCCTTTGCTAGAATTGGCAGATGATATTGTCTCTCCTGCTGAGCCTGGGGCAGCAATTGGTCTATCTGGTATTCTATCTGATCAG CTTCCTGACATCATAGATCGATATTCTCCATTGTTGGACAACATATCAGTGTCAGAGATGGATGATTGGGCTTGTTTAAGTGgtacaaagaaaattattcTGACTGGCAGCTGA
- the LOC18594046 gene encoding ribosomal protein L11 methyltransferase isoform X1, giving the protein MPLRHIFKHLTLTSSYGFSTLSRRFIHPPLTLLFTNINPKIQPLIPAETSLPFSHGYTSVTEPQSSTLLSPYITVRIQCQKEIADMFSEALMCFGASSTTVGEDNNCDTSKEICMESIFPESEDVDVCISQAADSLGLKEIPSYEVTTGEHYDWIKKTQESFDSVEVTEGLWIVPEWKTTPDVQAMNIILNPGLAFGTGEHPTTRLCLLLLQRLIKGGERFLDYGTGSGILSIAALKFGASLSVGIDIDPLAITSARQNAALNNIGPEKLQLRLVSGNTSSPSIDDQKYDENQSLCEPVVESEPEKYDVIIANILLNPLLELADDIVSPAEPGAAIGLSGILSDQLPDIIDRYSPLLDNISVSEMDDWACLSGTKKIILTGS; this is encoded by the exons ATGCCATTGAGACATATCTTCAAGCACCTTACCTTAACTTCCAGCTATGGATTCTCCACTCTCTCACGCCGTTTCATTCACCCACCTCTCACTCTCCTCTTCACAAACATCAACCCCAAAATCCAACCATTGATTCCCGCAGAGACTTCTCTTCCATTTTCTCATGGTTACACTTCAGTAACTGAACCTCAATCTTCTACCTTACTATCTCCTTATATCACTGTGCGTATTCAATGTCAAAAAGAGATTGCT GATATGTTTTCTGAAGCTCTTATGTGCTTTGGTGCAAGTTCAACCACTGTGGGTGAAGATAACAATTGCGACACTTCTAAAGAG ATATGCATGGAGTCCATATTTCCTGAATCCGAAGATGTGGATGTATGCATTTCACAGGCTGCTGATTCTCTAGGCTTAAAAGAGATACCAAGTTATGAAGTTACAACAGGTGAGCATTATGACTGGATAAAGAAAACTCAG GAATCATTTGATTCAGTTGAAGTTACTGAAGGACTTTGGATTGTTCCTGAGTGGAAGACTACCCCA GATGTTCAAGCAATGAATATTATTCTGAATCCTGGATTGGCATTTGGAACTGGGGAGCACCCAACTACTAGATTGTGTTTATTGCTGCTACAAAGATTGATAAAAGGAGGGGAACGTTTCTTGGATTATGGCACAGGTTCTGGGATTTTGTCAATTGCAGCACTTAAG TTTGGTGCTTCTTTGTCTGTTGGAATTGATATAGATCCTCTAGCAATAACATCTGCACGTCAGAATGCTGCTCTGAACAACATAGGACCTGAAAAATTGCAATTACGCCTGGTTTCTGGCAATACTTCCTCTCCTTCAATTGATGATCAGAAATATGATGAAAACCAGAGTTTATGTGAGCCAGTAGTTGAATCTGAACCAGAAAAATATGATGTGATCATCGCAAATATACTTTTAAACCCTTTGCTAGAATTGGCAGATGATATTGTCTCTCCTGCTGAGCCTGGGGCAGCAATTGGTCTATCTGGTATTCTATCTGATCAG CTTCCTGACATCATAGATCGATATTCTCCATTGTTGGACAACATATCAGTGTCAGAGATGGATGATTGGGCTTGTTTAAGTGgtacaaagaaaattattcTGACTGGCAGCTGA
- the LOC18594047 gene encoding transcriptional regulator ATRX homolog encodes MGKSSSLKKKRSKNSYKLRTRKRNKVKSRRSKSKKLRCRRDGSVSYSDDSDSRSLASVSSSSSEDDYRSRRSRSRNRKDVKGGKKKARRRSSSRESSGDSPPVKKHKGSRRGNDYAKKKRTSKKKRSRRDVNASSRSSRSWSCSTCRSGSSSGSDGIGLKRRGRSERKEKDGRRLEKVKRGSKRSRDRSRSCSSFSRYNEGSDDPIEERFMEESNSRRLKSVITVVKQENESSRELNTDEPKEEVYDYDDYPSCRSNDSNDGCSWRELPQRSHVVSETKRPLDDEEGEVSNIRTSSVEESGKDCHSRYDGVGKNDDLRENIKVSSATGGLNGDDMESILRQRALENLRKFRGGLKTSINPPITRNDKTDGDVKTPSSVNTDPSQIKTPKGEDAGVVIASQVRQQIRQPPVRRESTILPKNDRKISHLNDDGKDSGIVRSNVASPPAQVVPAGVPRVEGNTAINSVSNKSKLVTSRIGWEAPNTYTTQKREAAAQEPSQAKLVSKCSENEGGLETAQTVKPPENSAAINSISNRPKSVKLRIRQESPNTYTTQNQEPAALEFSQAKLVTESSVNEGGLGTAQTVKPPECGNDGGKVNNTHDSACDKPPSSSIPTSGDISSDKLEDETKDGSQFQQKTMSVMRGGEMVQVSYQVYIPKRAPALARRQLKR; translated from the exons ATGGGAAAATCATCTTCTTTAAAGAAGAAACGTTCCAAAAATTCATATAAG TTGCGAACAAGGAAGAGAAATAAGGTTAAGAGCAGGAGAAGCAAGTCCAAGAAGCTTCGATGTCGACGTGACGGTTCTGTTTCTTATTCGGATGATAGTGATTCGAGAAGTTTGGCATCTGTTTCATCCTCTAGTTCTGAGGATGATTATAGAAGTCGAAGGTCCCGATCTCGTAATAGGAAGGATGTGAAAGGTGGTAAGAAGAAGGCTAGAAGGCGGTCCTCCAGTAGGGAAAGTAGTGGGGATTCTCCTCCTGTAAAGAAACATAAAGGATCAAGGAGGGGTAATGATTATgcaaagaagaagagaacaaGTAAGAAGAAGAGGTCTAGGAGAGATGTGAATGCAAGTTCTAGGAGTAGTAGGTCATGGAGTTGCTCAACTTGTCGGAGTGGCAGTAGTAGTGGCAGTGATGGGATTGGATTGAAGAGAAGGGGCAGGTCTGAAAGGAAGGAGAAAGATGGAAGAAGGTTGGAGAAGGTTAAGAGAGGAAGCAAAAGGAGTAGGGACAGATCAAGGAGTTGTTCTTCTTTCAGTAGGTATAATGAAGGTAGTGATGATCCTATTGAGGAGAGATTTATGGAGGAGAGCAATTCAAGACGGCTGAAATCAGTTATTACTGTTGTTaaacaagaaaatgaaagcAGCAGAGAATTGAATACTGATGAGCCTAAAGAAGaagtttatgattatgatgatTACCCATCCTGCAGAAGCAATGATAGTAATGATGGCTGTAGTTGGAGGGAGTTACCTCAGCGTTCCCATGTTGTATCTGAAACAAAAAGGCCTCTAGATGATGAGGAAGGAGAAGTTTCTAACATCAGAACAAGCAGTGTTGAAGAGAGTGGCAAGGATTGTCATTCTAGGTATGATGGGGTTGGAAAAAATGATGACTTGAGGGAAAACATTAAGGTTTCAAGTGCCACTGGTGGTTTAAATGGTGATGATATGGAATCAATTTTAAGACAACGTGCACTGGAAAACTTAAGAAAGTTTCGTGGAGGGCTCAAGACAAGCATAAACCCTCCAATTACTCGGAATGATAAGACTGATGGTGATGTTAAAACACCATCCTCTGTGAACACTGACCCATCTCAAATCAAAACCCCTAAAGGAGAAGATGCTGGAGTGGTGATTGCAAGCCAAGTAAGACAACAGATTAGACAGCCTCCAGTTAGAAGAGAGTCCACCATTCTTCCTAAGAATGATAGGAAGATTTCACATCTGAATGATGATGGCAAAGATTCTGGGATTGTGAGGAGCAATGTTGCTTCTCCACCGGCTCAGGTGGTTCCTGCTGGTGTTCCTAGAGTAGAGGGTAATACAGCTATTAATTCTGTTTCTAATAAGTCCAAGTTGGTTACCTCACGAATAGGATGGGAAGCACCTAATACTTACACTACCCAAAAACGAGAAGCTGCTGCACAAGAACCTTCTCAAGCCAAGTTGGTTTCCAAGTGTAGTGAGAACGAGGGTGGTTTAGAAACTGCCCAAACTGTGAAACCTCCTGAGAACAGTGCAGCTATCAATTCTATTTCTAATAGGCCAAAGTCAGTTAAATTGCGAATAAGACAGGAATCACCTAATACTTATACCACCCAAAATCAAGAACCTGCTGCACTAGAATTTTCTCAAGCTAAGTTGGTTACTGAGAGTAGTGTGAATGAGGGTGGTTTAGGAACTGCCCAAACTGTGAAACCCCCTGAGTGTGGCAATGATGGTGGTAAAGTTAATAATACCCATGATTCTGCTTGTGATAAGCCACCCTCTTCTTCTATACCTACGTCTGGTGATATCAGTTCAGATAAATTGGAAGATGAGACCAAGGATGGTTCACAATTTCAGCAAAAGACAATGTCTGTGATGCGTGGTGGGGAAATGGTACAG GTGAGCTACCAGGTCTATATCCCTAAGAGAGCCCCTGCTTTGGCTAGGAGACAACTCAAGCGCTGA
- the LOC18594048 gene encoding protein yippee-like At5g53940 → MGRIFVVELDGRSYRCKFCRTHLALPEDLASRSFHCRRGKAYLFNNAVNITVGALEDRVMISGMHTVADIFCCCCGQIVGWKYEAAHEKSQKYKEGKFVLERGRIVDEIDFSSEVYIDTRPSMSDSEDA, encoded by the exons ATGGGAAGGATATTTGTGGTTGAGCTTGATGGAAGGTCTTACAGATGCAAGTTTTGTAGAACTCACTTAGCTCTCCCTGAAGATCTTGCTTCCAGG TCTTTCCATTGTCGCAGGGGGAAAGCCTACCTCTTCAACAATGC GGTGAACATAACAGTTGGAGCCTTAGAAGACAGGGTGATGATTTCTGGAATGCATACTGTGGCAGATATATTTTGCTGCTGCTGTGGACAAATTGTTGGCTGGAAATAT GAGGCAGCACATGAGAAGAGTCAAAAGTACAAAGAAGGAAAGTTTGTTCTCGAGAG GGGGAGGATCGTTGATGAAATCGACTTCTCATCAGAAGTATACATTGATACCCGTCCTAGCATGAGTGACAGCGAAGATGCTTAG